ATTGTTGCTGGCGCTGTGGACTTTTGGGCGGCGGAGTTTTCAGGAGATGGTGCATGTTTGAAAATGAGATTGCGAACAACGAGCTTATGCAGGGGTGGCTAGCGAAGGTGCTCTCTGACGTACGCGATGAGGCATGGTTCGAGCCGTCGCCGGGTCATGGGCATCCGCCGGTTTGGATTCTGGGGCATTTGGCGATCTGCGGCGAACTGGGGCAGATGCTGCTCGGCGGGAAAGTGGTTCACGAAAACTGGCTGCCGTTGTTCGGACCCGGTTCGAGCGATCGCGTGGCTGCGGATATATCGTTTGCCAAATCGCCGTTGCACGCAGCCACCACGGACGCCTATGCCGATCTGCGAAAGATAGCCGCCGCCGCCGATGCAGAACGACTAAACCGCCCGCACGGCCTGGAATTATTCGCCGACACCTCGATTCGAACCATCGGCCACGTGACTTCAATGCTACTGACGAATCACTTCGCCTTCCACCTCTCGCAACTTTCAAGCTGCCGCCGCACGGCGGGGCATCGAGCTATATTTTAGCGGGGAGATGTTCGATATGTGATCGAATGCGACTATTGATAGAAGTTATCGTTCGTCACCTTGAGGCAGCAAGCCAAAAAGGATTTACCCGCCGAATGACCTTTTGATATTTGGGTGATCTCCGAAGGGTGAAACATTCGTGGCTCAAGGAAGGGACGACGCTGGAAGAACTCGCAGATTCGGTGATTAAGACGATCAATAATGCCGGTCGGAAGCTGATCGGCTTTCGCC
The window above is part of the Pirellulales bacterium genome. Proteins encoded here:
- a CDS encoding DinB family protein produces the protein MFENEIANNELMQGWLAKVLSDVRDEAWFEPSPGHGHPPVWILGHLAICGELGQMLLGGKVVHENWLPLFGPGSSDRVAADISFAKSPLHAATTDAYADLRKIAAAADAERLNRPHGLELFADTSIRTIGHVTSMLLTNHFAFHLSQLSSCRRTAGHRAIF